The genome window AAGTGGTTAGCTGTGCGAAAACAATAAATCCCGCGAGGAGCATTCGCGCATAAATCATATGTTTATTAATAAAAGATCTTTTTTATTTAGAATGCAACAGAACAATTTAAGTGTCACGAAAGCGAGTATTTGACCGGCAAGGTTGCATCCTAAAACCAAACTACATTTAAGCAGCAATGGTaacctcaacctcaactcCGGGctcgagagagatggaagtgaTCTGCTTGACGACGTCGGCAGAAGAGTTGAGGTCGATGAGACGCTTGTGGATTCGCATCTGGTACCTGTCCCAGGTCTTGGAACCCTCACCACAAGGACTGTGCAAATTTATTGATCAGCCGTTTTGtccagaaagaagagttATCTATGAAAAACCAAAAGGATCATGCACGTACGACTTCCTGGTGGTGTGCTTGAGGACCTTGGTGGGGAGTCGGACGGGACCCTTGACGTTAAGGTCTCGGTCCTTGGCACGGTTGATGAGGTCGGCACAGACTATATAAAATTCCATCAGCATTTCTCCCTTTGTAAAAAGACTTGGAGGGCCGAAACCGATAAAACGAACACTTCTCAAGGGGCTTGACGTTCTTGGAGGTCAAGGTGATCCTGATCTTGTGGATCTTCTGGGCACCGGCGCCAGTCTTTTCGATGTCTTCCTTGTACTCGGCCATTTTTGATTGTAGATTTGCTTGACTGACAGCGACTTGGCAGTGTAGGTGCTAGCGGTGACTGTCTGAATgagctggaaaaggaaagaggaaacaACCAGCGAGGAATCAATCGCGCGGGCAAGAGAATTTCGCGGAATTTGGGTGACGTGGATTAGTTTGGTGTGTAtatattacgtaacaaTTGAACTGTATTTGTTTTTCATGACGACCATGCCAGCGACAGCCGGGCTATGGAATGATGAGATTTTGAGATACTGCAGAACTTGAATGTATCGTGTATCCATATACCCCCTACAGTCAACTCGTTCTCCAACATGGTCAGATTAATTACTCACAACATGCTTGCTTGCCACGTCAGTACGTCGTTTCATCCCCCCCCCCATTCACTCCATCCGCTCATCATCGCGATTTTCAACTTGATTTTTTTCCAGAGAATTGCACAAAGGACAACTTtcctctcgtcttctcagAGGTAGAGCTCATTGAGCGACCAGCTCCCATCAACCCCGATTTCATCAAGCGATTCTTGCCCAAGCTCGACTGGAAGGCTTTGGTGGATACTGCTCGATCTGTGAGATATGGAGCACCTGGCCAAGCATCAGTTTACTGACCAGAATATTGTCTTCTGTTTCTGCCGTTGCAGCTCGGTGACACCAGTCTCCCGGACACTATGCCTGAAAATTGGACAGATGAGGAAATACAAGCTTTACACCATGTCCTTTTCGAGGTTTGTCCTTCCTTTTACGTTGTTTGCTTTGGAAACTAATGAATGTCAAAAAACAGTTGcatgtggaagaaggaatcaTGACATGTCGAGGATGTGGCCATGCCTACCCTGTTTCTAATGGTATCCCCAATATGGTAAGTCAAATCGTGTGACCTAGAAAGACAAGCTAATGTTAAATTATGTTGTAACAGTTGCTCGCTGAGCACGAGGTTGGCAGATGAGTTACTTGCAAGCTTTCACACATTAGATAGTTGTTGTATAGTAACCATGATGCAtatttttctctctctctcttcaccatcGAGAGAAATAGATTTCATTTTATCTCCGTCCATCCCGACTGtacccaccaccaccgccgcccCCGTACTGGCCATACCCACCAGATGCGGGAGCGCCATAATTCCCTTGCCCACCTGGGCCATTCTGAGGAGGTCCCTGAGGAGGCCGATTATAAGGATAATGTTGAGGTGGACCACCTGGCCCAGGAGGCATAGCATAGTTGGGCGCTGGGGGATAACCAGATGGGTTGTTGTtattgctgttgttgttgggaggaggaggcgggTAAGATGAGGGCGGGTAAGGGGGATAGTTGGGAGGAGCAGGTGGGTAATTGTATCCTCCTTGACCCGGTCCTGATCCTTGTCCCGGAGGTCCGGGAGGAGGCCCCCCCGGTCCCCCTGGTCCACGGCCATACATTTGATTACCTCTTGGATCTTGCCTCCCTCGTGGATCTCTATCCCTATCCATCCCCCCTCtgtctcctccaccattcCTATCCCGATCTGCAAATCCACGGGGAACATGATTATGCCGAAGCATATCATTTTGACTAGGAAGcgcccctcttcctcttccaaactGACCgccttgtccttgtccttgtccttgtgATTGTGCCTGTGTTTGTCCGCCGGGACCGGGTGGTCCCATGGATGAAGGCGTGGATACGCGCGACGGCGGGGTCGCTGTACGGACATTGGGTGCACCTAACCCTGGCAGACCCGAAAGACCTGGAAGACCGGGGGGGCCGTTGGCAGCCGTCGGGCCAGTCTTGGCGGTATTGTTGACAGCCGCGACAAGGTTTGACAAACCAGGTAAAGCAACTTCGCCGCCAGCTGCATTCGCAGCAGGAGACTGGTTCGTCCCCGCGCCGGTACCCCATTCACGCTTGGTGATACGCTCAAGTTCTTTTTGAGCAGCGCCTTCCTCGGAAAGATGCCATTTATCAAATTCTTGTCCTCCCGGCGGTCTTGCACGGCACCAGAATCGTGCTGTGAAATCCTTTGATCCCGAACAGAGGATATGGCCAAgcggatggaaggagagagagaagactgCATCTTCATGAGCGGCTGAAAGCGTGGTGAGGGGTGTAGATGGagtgggagagaggagagaaaagtaGTTGATAGTACCGAGCGCGTCGCCGGAGACGAGCAAAGAGTGATGGATGGGGTGCCATTCAATGCAGttgacttctttttcgTGGCCCTTTAAGACTTCCAGCTCGCGGAAAGTACGAATGTCAAACAGGCGGATGACTGAATCTTGGCCGGCAGTTGCCACGAGATGGCCATCGGGGGACCATCGACATGTGTTGATggtggatttggaagagtGGCTGTTGATTATTGTTAGCGACATAAAAAAAGCCGGGTTAGCAAAACTCACAGAGTAGAGAGGTCTTTGCCTGTTCGTGGATCCCAGAATTTGACGAGCATATCTTTGGAGCCGGAAACGATAAG of Cryptococcus tetragattii IND107 chromosome 3, whole genome shotgun sequence contains these proteins:
- a CDS encoding 40S ribosomal protein uS10; amino-acid sequence: MAEYKEDIEKTGAGAQKIHKIRITLTSKNVKPLEKFCADLINRAKDRDLNVKGPVRLPTKVLKHTTRKSPCGEGSKTWDRYQMRIHKRLIDLNSSADVVKQITSISLEPGVEVEVTIAA
- a CDS encoding polyadenylation factor subunit 2 codes for the protein MTAPTVPSDQHGNPLPGPSKSAANGTWRPSRYLEPLHPDNEEVLEQAAYQAAVTRSSGDDRKRKIKPRRTVDYQGGVQKWRMLNKLKGIHGFRPAIHPNPSDIVNFLPPVALQSNPSTSICDYWVHTSINKERSPTRVVRWTPDARRLLTGNDKGQFTLWNGASFNYESITQVHDDSIRSFTYSHNGQALVSTDKGGTIKYFTPHLTNIHGFQGHREACHDVSWSPNDERFVTCGDDGLVKIWSYREAKEEKSLSGHGWDVRCVDWHPTKGLIVSGSKDMLVKFWDPRTGKDLSTLHSSKSTINTCRWSPDGHLVATAGQDSVIRLFDIRTFRELEVLKGHEKEVNCIEWHPIHHSLLVSGDALGTINYFSLLSPTPSTPLTTLSAAHEDAVFSLSFHPLGHILCSGSKDFTARFWCRARPPGGQEFDKWHLSEEGAAQKELERITKREWGTGAGTNQSPAANAAGGEVALPGLSNLVAAVNNTAKTGPTAANGPPGLPGLSGLPGLGAPNVRTATPPSRVSTPSSMGPPGPGGQTQAQSQGQGQGQGGQFGRGRGALPSQNDMLRHNHVPRGFADRDRNGGGDRGGMDRDRDPRGRQDPRGNQMYGRGPGGPGGPPPGPPGQGSGPGQGGYNYPPAPPNYPPYPPSSYPPPPPNNNSNNNNPSGYPPAPNYAMPPGPGGPPQHYPYNRPPQGPPQNGPGGQGNYGAPASGGYGQYGGGGGGGYSRDGRR